The Desulfuromonadaceae bacterium genome segment GAAAGACAAAAATGTAGCGATGGGCAAGGAGAATCATCAACGTGATCTGGCGCGGGACGCCGAGGCGACTGAGTCCTTCGAGCGTTCGCGGCAGCGGTGCGGTCGCCAGCAACGGTTCCATCAGCAGGGCGACGGCGATCGCCTTGGCACTGACCAGCAGCGCCAGTTCCAGTCCGCGCAGGTTGAGAGTGAACCAGTCCTGCTGCCCGAAGATCAGTACGACGTCGGCGGGGCGGGTCACGGCGGTCAACGGCATGATCAGCAGAAACATGCTGAGAAAGCCGGTCATCGCCGCGACCCGGCGCAGGGCGTTGCGCCACGGCAGGCGCGCCAGCCAGATAGCGGCAAGACTGACCAGCAGGGCGGCGAGGGTCGGCCATAACGATGTCAGGGAAACGGTCAGCAGGGCAAACAGGAGCAGTGTGGCTATTTTGCAGCGCACGTCCCAACGATGCAGGCACGAATCGGCGCGACCGGTCGCATCGATTGCCGGGATCGACCAGTCGCGTTCCTCGCGATCACCGTTGGCATCGGTGGTGCGCAGTGCCCAGCGCAGCGCGCTCAGCGCCGCAATCGGGAAGATCAGGAGCAGCGGGAGCAGCGCTGAGGAAAGGTGGACAATCTGCGGGGTAACGGTCGTCATACATTCAGCTTTTGCGACGGGATGAAAGGCTGTTGTCGAAGCAGTTCCGGCTTGACTGTGTAGAGAAAAGAGACGACAAAGGCGCTGACCGTCCCTTCGATCAAAATGACGGGAAGATGGGCGACCAGCGCCAGTTTGGCCACGCCGAGAAAATCATCTCCGGCGCTGACCAGCAGCAGGGCGAGCAGCAGCGCCGAGCCGACGGTGCCAAGCCCTCCGGCCAGCGCCCCGGCGAGGATATGGCGCCGCCTGGTCGTGCCCCTCAAGTGGCGGAACAAGAAGCCACAACAGAGGGCGGGTATTCCCATCATCAAGGCGTTGGCACCGAGGGCAGTGAGTCCGCCGAACTGGAAGAGGAGACTCTGGAGGAGCAGCCCGAGGGCGATGGCGAGAAACGCGGCTGGGCCGAGGAGCGCTCCGACCAGACCGGGAATCAGCAGATGGACGCTGGTCGGGCCGAGCGGCACATGAACCAGTGAGGCGATAAAGAATGACGCGGTCAGGACCGCAACCTTCGGTAGCTCGTCGTTGCTGATGCGTCGGGCACTCCATCCCGCGAGCACCATACTCCCCGCATAGCAGCCCAGGATCATGCTGGTCGGTAACACCCCGTCAGAAATATGCATCAGCCTTTGTTTCGACTTTTAAGCCAGGCAACTCCACCGAAGATGCCGACGATCCAGCCGATTCCACCGACAATCGCTAGCGGGTCAAATTTATCCTCAGCCTCGCGCAGGGCCTTGACTTTCGCTTCGGCGCGGAAAATGTCATGGGAAAGTTTTTTGTTTTCATTGGTCAGGCGGGTGATCGTTTCGGTGCAGCGCTCCTGATTGGTGGCGGCAAAGGTTGGTCCGACGGAGAATGTCAGCAGCAGGCAGATGCCGGTCAGGGTGAGAGTGCGGGTGCGACGAAATTCAGTCAGCTTATTCATGGTTGCAGATCGCCCTTCTTTAAAATGATCCTATTTCTGTGCCCCATGCTGGCGTCGATAATAATCGTCAGGTCGGAACGTGTGGTTATTGTAAAGTTGAACAGGCCCTCATCATCAGTGCGACCGGTCAACAACTCATTGCCCTCGGCATCAAGGACGATAATCTGGCCTCTTTTGACCGGACGACCATCGGGAAAATAGGTTTCACAATAGACCGTTCCGGCCGCGACCCAGGCAAAGATGTTGACCTTATGAGCAAGCGCCGTGCCGCTTGAGAGCACGCATAAAAGAACGGTGCAGAGCAGATATTTCATCGGCTTCCTTCCCTCGTTACCATGCGTTCAATTCAAGGTCAAAATCAGTCAATATCACGCGCCTGCACCCAATAGACCGCGCCGATTTCAACCGCTTTTTCCACGCCATCGTGTTTAAGCGTCCAGTCCGCCTCGCTCAGTGCGGAAAATCCCCACCAACCGGCTTTGGGCAGGGCATAGTGGAAGATGCCGTTGCCATCTGCGGTGACGACTTGCGTCACGTAGGGGGCTGACGGCGGATGTATTGTTCCGCCTACCGCACGCTCATTTAAATATTCGACTTCGACGCTGGCATGCGGAGCCGGTTTTCCCTTGAGGAGCACTTGTCCGCTGAACAGGTTGCCGCTCCAGAGTCCGTAGGGGCGGGTCAACGGGACAATTTCGGTTTCAAGTCCGACCGGTTCGTTCCACCCCTGTTCCAGACCGAGGGCATGGACACAAACCTTGGTGTAGTGGACGATGAACAGATCCTCCGCCGCTTCCCAGTAGGGGGCGGGTTCGACGAAGAAGGTATGATCTCCGGGGCGCTGGATGGTGTAGTCTGCACTCCAGAAGTGAAAATCTTTCTGTTGCTCGGCGCCGCGCCCCCGGGTTGCTGACAAGGTTGGCAACAGGTCGTGCGACTGGCCGCGCACCAACACCCCGAAACGGCGCGGTTGCTCCATCTCCATGTAATGCCCTTCGGTCGGGTGGATAAACTTGACCTGCACG includes the following:
- the cbiQ gene encoding cobalt ECF transporter T component CbiQ — encoded protein: MTTVTPQIVHLSSALLPLLLIFPIAALSALRWALRTTDANGDREERDWSIPAIDATGRADSCLHRWDVRCKIATLLLFALLTVSLTSLWPTLAALLVSLAAIWLARLPWRNALRRVAAMTGFLSMFLLIMPLTAVTRPADVVLIFGQQDWFTLNLRGLELALLVSAKAIAVALLMEPLLATAPLPRTLEGLSRLGVPRQITLMILLAHRYIFVFLYEARRMATGMEVRGFCKRTDLDTVRSTGNFLGMLFVRSYERTQRVYAAMLARGFNGSFPDREEFSLRATDWLISALWLFLGLALLAIDRLWPTGAL
- the cbiM gene encoding cobalt transporter CbiM; amino-acid sequence: MHISDGVLPTSMILGCYAGSMVLAGWSARRISNDELPKVAVLTASFFIASLVHVPLGPTSVHLLIPGLVGALLGPAAFLAIALGLLLQSLLFQFGGLTALGANALMMGIPALCCGFLFRHLRGTTRRRHILAGALAGGLGTVGSALLLALLLVSAGDDFLGVAKLALVAHLPVILIEGTVSAFVVSFLYTVKPELLRQQPFIPSQKLNV
- a CDS encoding carboxypeptidase regulatory-like domain-containing protein, with translation MKYLLCTVLLCVLSSGTALAHKVNIFAWVAAGTVYCETYFPDGRPVKRGQIIVLDAEGNELLTGRTDDEGLFNFTITTRSDLTIIIDASMGHRNRIILKKGDLQP
- a CDS encoding DUF4198 domain-containing protein, giving the protein MSKRFATLLILLLIPAAAAAHFGVTLPSTDIVMAGDNRTLNVQVKFIHPTEGHYMEMEQPRRFGVLVRGQSHDLLPTLSATRGRGAEQQKDFHFWSADYTIQRPGDHTFFVEPAPYWEAAEDLFIVHYTKVCVHALGLEQGWNEPVGLETEIVPLTRPYGLWSGNLFSGQVLLKGKPAPHASVEVEYLNERAVGGTIHPPSAPYVTQVVTADGNGIFHYALPKAGWWGFSALSEADWTLKHDGVEKAVEIGAVYWVQARDID